A window of the Anoplolepis gracilipes chromosome 11, ASM4749672v1, whole genome shotgun sequence genome harbors these coding sequences:
- the Cyt-b5 gene encoding cytochrome b5 isoform X1, with the protein MATKDVKDTSTDDTSVPSSTKFFTRAEVAKHTEPTDTWIIIHNNVYNVTPFLNEHPGGEEVLLEQAGEDASEPFEDIGHSTDARQMMESYKIGELIEEERKDDSKKKERNWSEANDEDNSSSWRSWLIPIALGVLATLVYRYFISTH; encoded by the exons ATGGCAACTAAAGACGTTAAGGATACTTCTACGGACGATACTTCTGTCCCTTCTTCGACCAAATTCTTCACCCGGGCGGAAGTAGCAAAGCATACCGAACCCACGGATACGTGGATCATCATTCATAATAACGTGTACAATGTTACTCCCTTCCTTAATGag caTCCTGGAGGCGAAGAAGTACTCTTGGAACAAGCTGGAGAGGATGCCTCTGAGCCATTTGAAGATATTGGGCATTCGACTGATGCAAGACAAATGATGgaatcatataaaattggaGAATTGATAGAA gaagaaaggaaagatgatagtaaaaagaaagagagaaattggTCTGAAGCTAACGATGAAGATAACTCTAG TTCTTGGCGGTCCTGGTTGATTCCCATCGCTCTTGGAGTACTCGCGACTCTCGTCTATCGCTATTTTATCAGCACACATTAA
- the Cyt-b5 gene encoding cytochrome b5 isoform X2: MATKDVKDTSTDDTSVPSSTKFFTRAEVAKHTEPTDTWIIIHNNVYNVTPFLNEHPGGEEVLLEQAGEDASEPFEDIGHSTDARQMMESYKIGELIEEERKDDSKKKERNWSEANDEDNSSRCCIVM; this comes from the exons ATGGCAACTAAAGACGTTAAGGATACTTCTACGGACGATACTTCTGTCCCTTCTTCGACCAAATTCTTCACCCGGGCGGAAGTAGCAAAGCATACCGAACCCACGGATACGTGGATCATCATTCATAATAACGTGTACAATGTTACTCCCTTCCTTAATGag caTCCTGGAGGCGAAGAAGTACTCTTGGAACAAGCTGGAGAGGATGCCTCTGAGCCATTTGAAGATATTGGGCATTCGACTGATGCAAGACAAATGATGgaatcatataaaattggaGAATTGATAGAA gaagaaaggaaagatgatagtaaaaagaaagagagaaattggTCTGAAGCTAACGATGAAGATAACTCTAG TCGATGCTGCATCGTGATGTGA
- the LOC140670979 gene encoding torsin-like protein isoform X1 — translation MNFACFLFIPLFILAIVVSTRCELLTLGVIGSIGGTLLGGYFGYENYKCKYWECCADEYILSDLDRLEYMFTAKLYGQQIAQDTIINALRGHLQNANSPKALVMSFHGTPGTGKNYVTQMIAKALYKKGVESQYYHFFNGRIDFPLQQKVDEYKEELQKIVSDALKQCERSLFVFDEVDKMPEGLLNVLVPFLDYNTFHKSSKHSKSVYQNKAIFIFLSNTGSTQIVQHLAGLWEKGKKREDTRLQDFEKLIADGAFSEKGGFHQSDTILTSVIDHYVPFLPLEEVHVRKCLARAFSERSVTPKEDMIEEALSHLTFGPEPYNLYSMAGCKRIEQKVASIVYRKQLEHRINN, via the exons atgaatttcgcctgttttctttttatacctTTATTTATCCTCGCGATTGTTGTATCAACACGATGCGAACTCCTTACACTCGGTGTAATAGGCTCGATCGGTGGCACATTATTAGGCGGTTATTTTGGCtatgaaaattacaaatgcaaatattgGGAATGCTGTGCAGATGAATATATTCTTTCTGATTTAGACA gaTTGGAATATATGTTCACTGCCAAGTTGTACGGGCAACAAATCGCTCAAGACACAATCATAAATGCACTGCGAGGACATTTACAGAATGCAAATTCGCCCAAAGCACTGGTTATGAGTTTTCATGGCACACCAGGAACTGGCAAGAACTATGTAACGCAAATGATTGCAAAGGCTTTATATAAGAAAGGTGTCGAGAgtcaatattatcattttttcaatGGCCGCATCGATTTTCCTTTGCAACAAAAAGTAGACGAATATAAG GAAGAGctgcaaaaaattgtttctgaTGCTCTAAAACAATGCGAGAGATCGTTATTCGTGTTCGACGAAGTGGACAAAATGCCGGAAGGTCTGTTAAACGTACTGGTTCCCTTCCTCGACTACAACACCTTCCACAAGTCCTCCAAGCACAGCAAATCTGTATATCAAAACAAGgccatttttatattcctcTCAAATACTGGCAGTACTCAAATAGTACAGCATCTCGCGGGTCTATGGGAAAAGGGCAAGAAACGGGAGGATACTCGGTTGCAAGATTTTGAGAAATTGATAGCCGATGGCGCGTTCAGCGAAAAAGGTGGTTTCCATCAGAGTGACACTATTCTGACCAGCGTGATCGATCATTATGTGCCTTTCCTGCCTCTAGAAGAGGTGCATGTTAGAAAGTGTTTGGCGAGGGCCTTCTCCGAGCGAAGCGTCACTCCAAAAGAGGATATGATAGAGGAGGCACTGTCACACTTGACTTTTGGTCCTGaaccatataatttatattcaatggcTGGCTGTAAGAGAATAGAACAAAAGGTTGCTTCTATTGTTTATCGTAAACAATTAGAACaccgaattaataattaa
- the LOC140670979 gene encoding torsin-like protein isoform X2, translated as MFTAKLYGQQIAQDTIINALRGHLQNANSPKALVMSFHGTPGTGKNYVTQMIAKALYKKGVESQYYHFFNGRIDFPLQQKVDEYKEELQKIVSDALKQCERSLFVFDEVDKMPEGLLNVLVPFLDYNTFHKSSKHSKSVYQNKAIFIFLSNTGSTQIVQHLAGLWEKGKKREDTRLQDFEKLIADGAFSEKGGFHQSDTILTSVIDHYVPFLPLEEVHVRKCLARAFSERSVTPKEDMIEEALSHLTFGPEPYNLYSMAGCKRIEQKVASIVYRKQLEHRINN; from the exons ATGTTCACTGCCAAGTTGTACGGGCAACAAATCGCTCAAGACACAATCATAAATGCACTGCGAGGACATTTACAGAATGCAAATTCGCCCAAAGCACTGGTTATGAGTTTTCATGGCACACCAGGAACTGGCAAGAACTATGTAACGCAAATGATTGCAAAGGCTTTATATAAGAAAGGTGTCGAGAgtcaatattatcattttttcaatGGCCGCATCGATTTTCCTTTGCAACAAAAAGTAGACGAATATAAG GAAGAGctgcaaaaaattgtttctgaTGCTCTAAAACAATGCGAGAGATCGTTATTCGTGTTCGACGAAGTGGACAAAATGCCGGAAGGTCTGTTAAACGTACTGGTTCCCTTCCTCGACTACAACACCTTCCACAAGTCCTCCAAGCACAGCAAATCTGTATATCAAAACAAGgccatttttatattcctcTCAAATACTGGCAGTACTCAAATAGTACAGCATCTCGCGGGTCTATGGGAAAAGGGCAAGAAACGGGAGGATACTCGGTTGCAAGATTTTGAGAAATTGATAGCCGATGGCGCGTTCAGCGAAAAAGGTGGTTTCCATCAGAGTGACACTATTCTGACCAGCGTGATCGATCATTATGTGCCTTTCCTGCCTCTAGAAGAGGTGCATGTTAGAAAGTGTTTGGCGAGGGCCTTCTCCGAGCGAAGCGTCACTCCAAAAGAGGATATGATAGAGGAGGCACTGTCACACTTGACTTTTGGTCCTGaaccatataatttatattcaatggcTGGCTGTAAGAGAATAGAACAAAAGGTTGCTTCTATTGTTTATCGTAAACAATTAGAACaccgaattaataattaa